In a genomic window of Lycium ferocissimum isolate CSIRO_LF1 chromosome 9, AGI_CSIRO_Lferr_CH_V1, whole genome shotgun sequence:
- the LOC132031397 gene encoding uncharacterized protein LOC132031397 isoform X1 encodes MMETSNYPASSFPWDHIMPSLLSGRILHFPKFSATSNESNSSKQVKFAKKRIPNSVTPLRRADSDSPLRKTQKLNLEVSPHRAVSAVRLMRIELGGAFADLLNEQGKGSGDNEMGYVERTLGFRTRDLDDRDLRLVTEVVGGTIRWRRYLDHLILSLCHDERTFIRMEPLLVQILRIGFYEITKLDMPPYAVVDESVRLAKVALRPGAGNLVNGILRKLVVLKESDSLPAVKVDGDDRQQARGLATLYSHPVWMVRRWTKYFGQDEAIKLMTWNNSYPSFSLRANTRKGLTGADLVARLKMLKVPHEPSLYLDDFVRLKTGMQNVIQAGLLKEGFCAVQDESAGLVVSVVDPQPGENIIDCCAAPGGKTLFMASRLNGQGRLFAVDVNEGRLRILRETAKLHQVIDVISTIHADLRTFSTNKVVEWDKVLLDAPCSGLGVLSKRADLRWNRRLEDMEELKHLQDELLDSASRLVKPGGVLIYSTCSIDPEENEERIEAFLLRHPEFNIDPVNKYVPENFVTKQGFYMSNPVKHELDGAFAARLVRSQ; translated from the exons ATGATGGAAACATCCAATTATCCGGCATCTTCATTCCCCTGGGACCATATTATGCCTTCATTGCTTTCAGGTCGGATACTCCATTTTCCCAAGTTCTCTGCAACTTCTAATGAATCCAATTCCAGTAAACAAGTTAAATTTGCAAAGAAAAGAATCCCAAATTCTGTAACTCCTCTTCGCCGTGCAG ATTCTGACAGTCCTCTAAGGAAAACCCAGAAGCTGAATTTGGAAGTTTCTCCTCATAGAGCAG TGTCTGCAGTTAGATTGATGCGTATAGAGCTGGGTGGTGCATTTGCTGATCTTCTGAATGAGCAAGGGAAGGGTTCAGGGGATAATGAAATGGGATATGTTGAAAGAACTCTTGGGTTTCGCACCCGTGACTTAGACGACAGAGATTTAAGACTG GTCACAGAGGTTGTTGGAGGTACCATTCGCTGGAGAAGATATCTTGATCACTTGATTCTTTCGTTATGCCACGATGAGCGTACATTCATAAGGATGGAGCCTCTTCTAGTACAG ATTCTTCGAATTGGTTTCTATGAGATCACCAAGTTAGATATGCCACCATATGCTGTTGTAGATGAG AGTGTAAGGCTCGCAAAGGTTGCTCTTAGACCAGGTGCTGGTAATTTGGTTAATGGGATTCTCAGGAAACTAGTAGTCCTTAAG GAGAGTGATTCCCTTCCGGCAGTGAAAGTGGACGGTGATGATCGTCAGCAAGCACGTGGTCTTGCCACTCTTTACTCTCATCCAGTT TGGATGGTAAGAAGATGGACAAAGTATTTTGGACAGGAcgaagctattaagcttatgacATGGAATAACAGCTATCCCAGTTTCAGTCTAAG GGCAAATACCAGGAAAGGTTTGACAGGGGCTGATCTGGTCGCAAGGCTTAAAATGTTGAAG GTCCCACATGAGCCTTCTCTATACTTGGATGATTTTGTTCGTTTAAAAACTGGAATGCAG AATGTTATACAGGCTGGGTTATTAAAAGAAGGCTTCTGTGCAGTCCAGGATGAAAGTGCTG GATTAGTAGTCTCTGTTGTTGATCCACAACCTGGTGAGAACATTATTGATTGTTGTGCTGCTCCAGGAGGAAAAACCTTGTTCATGGCATCCCGTTTGAACGGCCAAG GTAGATTATTTGCCGTTGACGTAAATGAAGGTCGCTTGCGGATACTCAGAGAGACAGCCAAGTTGCACCAAGTTATTGATGTTATCAGTACTATCCATGCTGATCTTCGAACTTTTTCT ACCAATAAGGTTGTAGAATGGGATAAAGTTTTGCTGGATGCACCTTGTTCAGGGCTGGGTGTTCTTTCTAAG CGAGCAGATTTGCGTTGGAATAGGAGACTGGAAGATATGGAGGAACTTAAACATTTACAGGATGAGCTTCTCGATTCAGCTTCCAG GTTGGTGAAGCCTGGTGGAGTGCTAATATACAGTACATGTTCCATTGACCCTGAAGAGAATGAGGAAAGAATTGAAGCTTTTCTTTTAAGGCATCCA
- the LOC132031397 gene encoding uncharacterized protein LOC132031397 isoform X2 produces the protein MMETSNYPASSFPWDHIMPSLLSGRILHFPKFSATSNESNSSKQVKFAKKRIPNSVTPLRRADSDSPLRKTQKLNLEVSPHRAVSAVRLMRIELGGAFADLLNEQGKGSGDNEMGYVERTLGFRTRDLDDRDLRLVTEVVGGTIRWRRYLDHLILSLCHDERTFIRMEPLLVQSVRLAKVALRPGAGNLVNGILRKLVVLKESDSLPAVKVDGDDRQQARGLATLYSHPVWMVRRWTKYFGQDEAIKLMTWNNSYPSFSLRANTRKGLTGADLVARLKMLKVPHEPSLYLDDFVRLKTGMQNVIQAGLLKEGFCAVQDESAGLVVSVVDPQPGENIIDCCAAPGGKTLFMASRLNGQGRLFAVDVNEGRLRILRETAKLHQVIDVISTIHADLRTFSTNKVVEWDKVLLDAPCSGLGVLSKRADLRWNRRLEDMEELKHLQDELLDSASRLVKPGGVLIYSTCSIDPEENEERIEAFLLRHPEFNIDPVNKYVPENFVTKQGFYMSNPVKHELDGAFAARLVRSQ, from the exons ATGATGGAAACATCCAATTATCCGGCATCTTCATTCCCCTGGGACCATATTATGCCTTCATTGCTTTCAGGTCGGATACTCCATTTTCCCAAGTTCTCTGCAACTTCTAATGAATCCAATTCCAGTAAACAAGTTAAATTTGCAAAGAAAAGAATCCCAAATTCTGTAACTCCTCTTCGCCGTGCAG ATTCTGACAGTCCTCTAAGGAAAACCCAGAAGCTGAATTTGGAAGTTTCTCCTCATAGAGCAG TGTCTGCAGTTAGATTGATGCGTATAGAGCTGGGTGGTGCATTTGCTGATCTTCTGAATGAGCAAGGGAAGGGTTCAGGGGATAATGAAATGGGATATGTTGAAAGAACTCTTGGGTTTCGCACCCGTGACTTAGACGACAGAGATTTAAGACTG GTCACAGAGGTTGTTGGAGGTACCATTCGCTGGAGAAGATATCTTGATCACTTGATTCTTTCGTTATGCCACGATGAGCGTACATTCATAAGGATGGAGCCTCTTCTAGTACAG AGTGTAAGGCTCGCAAAGGTTGCTCTTAGACCAGGTGCTGGTAATTTGGTTAATGGGATTCTCAGGAAACTAGTAGTCCTTAAG GAGAGTGATTCCCTTCCGGCAGTGAAAGTGGACGGTGATGATCGTCAGCAAGCACGTGGTCTTGCCACTCTTTACTCTCATCCAGTT TGGATGGTAAGAAGATGGACAAAGTATTTTGGACAGGAcgaagctattaagcttatgacATGGAATAACAGCTATCCCAGTTTCAGTCTAAG GGCAAATACCAGGAAAGGTTTGACAGGGGCTGATCTGGTCGCAAGGCTTAAAATGTTGAAG GTCCCACATGAGCCTTCTCTATACTTGGATGATTTTGTTCGTTTAAAAACTGGAATGCAG AATGTTATACAGGCTGGGTTATTAAAAGAAGGCTTCTGTGCAGTCCAGGATGAAAGTGCTG GATTAGTAGTCTCTGTTGTTGATCCACAACCTGGTGAGAACATTATTGATTGTTGTGCTGCTCCAGGAGGAAAAACCTTGTTCATGGCATCCCGTTTGAACGGCCAAG GTAGATTATTTGCCGTTGACGTAAATGAAGGTCGCTTGCGGATACTCAGAGAGACAGCCAAGTTGCACCAAGTTATTGATGTTATCAGTACTATCCATGCTGATCTTCGAACTTTTTCT ACCAATAAGGTTGTAGAATGGGATAAAGTTTTGCTGGATGCACCTTGTTCAGGGCTGGGTGTTCTTTCTAAG CGAGCAGATTTGCGTTGGAATAGGAGACTGGAAGATATGGAGGAACTTAAACATTTACAGGATGAGCTTCTCGATTCAGCTTCCAG GTTGGTGAAGCCTGGTGGAGTGCTAATATACAGTACATGTTCCATTGACCCTGAAGAGAATGAGGAAAGAATTGAAGCTTTTCTTTTAAGGCATCCA
- the LOC132031397 gene encoding uncharacterized protein LOC132031397 isoform X3, translating to MMETSNYPASSFPWDHIMPSLLSGRILHFPKFSATSNESNSSKQVKFAKKRIPNSVTPLRRADSDSPLRKTQKLNLEVSPHRAVSAVRLMRIELGGAFADLLNEQGKGSGDNEMGYVERTLGFRTRDLDDRDLRLVTEVVGGTIRWRRYLDHLILSLCHDERTFIRMEPLLVQILRIGFYEITKLDMPPYAVVDESVRLAKVALRPGAGNLVNGILRKLVVLKESDSLPAVKVDGDDRQQARGLATLYSHPVWMVRRWTKYFGQDEAIKLMTWNNSYPSFSLRANTRKGLTGADLVARLKMLKVPHEPSLYLDDFVRLKTGMQNVIQAGLLKEGFCAVQDESAGLVVSVVDPQPGENIIDCCAAPGGKTLFMASRLNGQGRLFAVDVNEGRLRILRETAKLHQVIDVISTIHADLRTFSTNKVVEWDKVLLDAPCSGLGVLSKICVGIGDWKIWRNLNIYRMSFSIQLPGW from the exons ATGATGGAAACATCCAATTATCCGGCATCTTCATTCCCCTGGGACCATATTATGCCTTCATTGCTTTCAGGTCGGATACTCCATTTTCCCAAGTTCTCTGCAACTTCTAATGAATCCAATTCCAGTAAACAAGTTAAATTTGCAAAGAAAAGAATCCCAAATTCTGTAACTCCTCTTCGCCGTGCAG ATTCTGACAGTCCTCTAAGGAAAACCCAGAAGCTGAATTTGGAAGTTTCTCCTCATAGAGCAG TGTCTGCAGTTAGATTGATGCGTATAGAGCTGGGTGGTGCATTTGCTGATCTTCTGAATGAGCAAGGGAAGGGTTCAGGGGATAATGAAATGGGATATGTTGAAAGAACTCTTGGGTTTCGCACCCGTGACTTAGACGACAGAGATTTAAGACTG GTCACAGAGGTTGTTGGAGGTACCATTCGCTGGAGAAGATATCTTGATCACTTGATTCTTTCGTTATGCCACGATGAGCGTACATTCATAAGGATGGAGCCTCTTCTAGTACAG ATTCTTCGAATTGGTTTCTATGAGATCACCAAGTTAGATATGCCACCATATGCTGTTGTAGATGAG AGTGTAAGGCTCGCAAAGGTTGCTCTTAGACCAGGTGCTGGTAATTTGGTTAATGGGATTCTCAGGAAACTAGTAGTCCTTAAG GAGAGTGATTCCCTTCCGGCAGTGAAAGTGGACGGTGATGATCGTCAGCAAGCACGTGGTCTTGCCACTCTTTACTCTCATCCAGTT TGGATGGTAAGAAGATGGACAAAGTATTTTGGACAGGAcgaagctattaagcttatgacATGGAATAACAGCTATCCCAGTTTCAGTCTAAG GGCAAATACCAGGAAAGGTTTGACAGGGGCTGATCTGGTCGCAAGGCTTAAAATGTTGAAG GTCCCACATGAGCCTTCTCTATACTTGGATGATTTTGTTCGTTTAAAAACTGGAATGCAG AATGTTATACAGGCTGGGTTATTAAAAGAAGGCTTCTGTGCAGTCCAGGATGAAAGTGCTG GATTAGTAGTCTCTGTTGTTGATCCACAACCTGGTGAGAACATTATTGATTGTTGTGCTGCTCCAGGAGGAAAAACCTTGTTCATGGCATCCCGTTTGAACGGCCAAG GTAGATTATTTGCCGTTGACGTAAATGAAGGTCGCTTGCGGATACTCAGAGAGACAGCCAAGTTGCACCAAGTTATTGATGTTATCAGTACTATCCATGCTGATCTTCGAACTTTTTCT ACCAATAAGGTTGTAGAATGGGATAAAGTTTTGCTGGATGCACCTTGTTCAGGGCTGGGTGTTCTTTCTAAG ATTTGCGTTGGAATAGGAGACTGGAAGATATGGAGGAACTTAAACATTTACAGGATGAGCTTCTCGATTCAGCTTCCAG GTTGGTGA
- the LOC132031397 gene encoding uncharacterized protein LOC132031397 isoform X4 codes for MMETSNYPASSFPWDHIMPSLLSGRILHFPKFSATSNESNSSKQVKFAKKRIPNSVTPLRRADSDSPLRKTQKLNLEVSPHRAVSAVRLMRIELGGAFADLLNEQGKGSGDNEMGYVERTLGFRTRDLDDRDLRLVTEVVGGTIRWRRYLDHLILSLCHDERTFIRMEPLLVQILRIGFYEITKLDMPPYAVVDESVRLAKVALRPGAGNLVNGILRKLVVLKESDSLPAVKVDGDDRQQARGLATLYSHPVWMVRRWTKYFGQDEAIKLMTWNNSYPSFSLRANTRKGLTGADLVARLKMLKVPHEPSLYLDDFVRLKTGMQNVIQAGLLKEGFCAVQDESAGLVVSVVDPQPGENIIDCCAAPGGKTLFMASRLNGQGRLFAVDVNEGRLRILRETAKLHQVIDVISTIHADLRTFSTNKVVEWDKVLLDAPCSGLGVLSKKASRFALE; via the exons ATGATGGAAACATCCAATTATCCGGCATCTTCATTCCCCTGGGACCATATTATGCCTTCATTGCTTTCAGGTCGGATACTCCATTTTCCCAAGTTCTCTGCAACTTCTAATGAATCCAATTCCAGTAAACAAGTTAAATTTGCAAAGAAAAGAATCCCAAATTCTGTAACTCCTCTTCGCCGTGCAG ATTCTGACAGTCCTCTAAGGAAAACCCAGAAGCTGAATTTGGAAGTTTCTCCTCATAGAGCAG TGTCTGCAGTTAGATTGATGCGTATAGAGCTGGGTGGTGCATTTGCTGATCTTCTGAATGAGCAAGGGAAGGGTTCAGGGGATAATGAAATGGGATATGTTGAAAGAACTCTTGGGTTTCGCACCCGTGACTTAGACGACAGAGATTTAAGACTG GTCACAGAGGTTGTTGGAGGTACCATTCGCTGGAGAAGATATCTTGATCACTTGATTCTTTCGTTATGCCACGATGAGCGTACATTCATAAGGATGGAGCCTCTTCTAGTACAG ATTCTTCGAATTGGTTTCTATGAGATCACCAAGTTAGATATGCCACCATATGCTGTTGTAGATGAG AGTGTAAGGCTCGCAAAGGTTGCTCTTAGACCAGGTGCTGGTAATTTGGTTAATGGGATTCTCAGGAAACTAGTAGTCCTTAAG GAGAGTGATTCCCTTCCGGCAGTGAAAGTGGACGGTGATGATCGTCAGCAAGCACGTGGTCTTGCCACTCTTTACTCTCATCCAGTT TGGATGGTAAGAAGATGGACAAAGTATTTTGGACAGGAcgaagctattaagcttatgacATGGAATAACAGCTATCCCAGTTTCAGTCTAAG GGCAAATACCAGGAAAGGTTTGACAGGGGCTGATCTGGTCGCAAGGCTTAAAATGTTGAAG GTCCCACATGAGCCTTCTCTATACTTGGATGATTTTGTTCGTTTAAAAACTGGAATGCAG AATGTTATACAGGCTGGGTTATTAAAAGAAGGCTTCTGTGCAGTCCAGGATGAAAGTGCTG GATTAGTAGTCTCTGTTGTTGATCCACAACCTGGTGAGAACATTATTGATTGTTGTGCTGCTCCAGGAGGAAAAACCTTGTTCATGGCATCCCGTTTGAACGGCCAAG GTAGATTATTTGCCGTTGACGTAAATGAAGGTCGCTTGCGGATACTCAGAGAGACAGCCAAGTTGCACCAAGTTATTGATGTTATCAGTACTATCCATGCTGATCTTCGAACTTTTTCT ACCAATAAGGTTGTAGAATGGGATAAAGTTTTGCTGGATGCACCTTGTTCAGGGCTGGGTGTTCTTTCTAAG AAAGCGAGCAGATTTGCGTTGGAATAG